A single genomic interval of Kogia breviceps isolate mKogBre1 chromosome 6, mKogBre1 haplotype 1, whole genome shotgun sequence harbors:
- the LRRC66 gene encoding leucine-rich repeat-containing protein 66, translating to MKSLRFRVVTMVIGLYFTGTMTNPSGKSSILFNSECQWNGYLLTNCSFAGKHEIPVDISQIVATVDVSSSFFRVLLQTHRKKEEWNIKHLDLSNNLISKITLSSLAHFHALEILNLSNNAIHSVSLDLLNFKSLWVKRHRGSSRNGLPFLKLLILQRNKLSDIPKGLWKLKSLQSLDLSFNVITQIGLSDFHNCLQLENLHLKSNKVFRIHPEAFKDLKKLQVVDLSNNALTAILPMMIVALELPLLEADLADNPWRCDYGVAVFQNVISESWRQKWNAVCNKSIGKEEAYWWMPTRRVSRETHLPRTNLNHMKSLTTSKAERPWEVRFSTLRKKDPAGSDTSDRDRRLPGRARSAGDVQAAGRREDASQDLALAVCLSVSITFFVAFCLGAFARPYVDRLWQQKCRKKSAGSGDVYSNQGFYDEIEAVGSMQQPRMDLSQTFHDPNLCENQAPHAAVTPARTLAPSRKEAGGWQGGERCGDHTGAGGCREDNALPHHGAARPVVRGRPNADDTQLMPAGQDCIYRYDIPGEVNYCTVAREDSLGERSVGIPAVAARLQTSPGSIRKDSNELGPALPREMTTPLSQRVERTKALRTGEKEGRGGSPHLPSEFPKENVLSAQQQRLEGAGDEEEPLAHYGAATLSDPVAMDPSPPVFAPGWGHDLHVTPANQELAQKDTRDARYELDTDSDEGSLFTLSSTSSEDWRNASEAEAHGEESCRANEPLGDEDSGERRDNVMSLESLEDSIAFQKILGKCENQEDHSGKTLISDPDYGLYQTHPESGSSTNKCEDPLTLPSSLGNSPCSDEIPVMSIYDYVTALQSKAAVWQCSLRDLEFSNVDVLPQTPTCAAEVPSDPDESACGEGDADICKYEPYVQGVDKAQSNIPSKIAVGKNLRPSRQDSEENNMNGH from the exons ATGAAAAGCCTACGTTTCAGAGTTGTTACCATGGTTATAGGTCTTTATTTTACTGGCACAATGACAAACCCATCAGGAAAAAGCAGTATTTTATTCAATTCCGAGTGCCAATGGAACGGATATCTTCTGACAAATTGTTCTTTTGCTGGAAAGCATGAAATACCTGTGGACATATCACAGATAGTAGCCACAGTGGATGTAAGTTCCAGTTTCTTTAGGGTTCTCTTACAAACtcacaggaaaaaagaagaatggaataTAAAACACCTGGACCTCAGTAACAATCTCATATCGAAAATAACCTTAAGCTCTCTTGCACATTTTCATGCTTTGGAAATATTAAACCTCAGCAACAACGCCATTCACTCCGTGTCATTGGATCTACTCAATTTTAAGTCCTTGTGGGTGAAACGCCACCGAGGCAGCTCGAGAAATGGGCTTCCATTTCTAAAGTTGCTCATTCTTCAAAGAAATAAACTTAGTGACATTCCCAAGG gGCTATGGAAACTGAAGTCATTACAGAGTTTGGATCTGTCATTCAATGTGATAACGCAAATTGGTTTGTCTGATTTTCATAACTGCCTGCAACTAGAAAACCTCCATTTAAAGAGCAACAAGGTATTCAGAATTCATCCAGAAGCCTTCAAGGACCTAAAAAAATTACAG GTTGTAGACCTCAGCAACAATGCTCTGACCGCCATCCTGCCGATGATGATCGTGGCTCTAGAGCTTCCCCTCCTGGAGGCTGACTTGGCTGATAACCCGTGGCGGTGTGACTATGGCGTGGCAGTCTTCCAAAATGTTATTTCTGAATCCTGGAGACAAAAGTGGAATGCAGTTTGCAACAAGTCTATTG GGAAGGAGGAGGCATACTGGTGGATGCCCACAAGGCGCGTGTCCAGAGAGACCCACCTTCCTCGCACTAATCTGAATCATATGAAAAGCCTCACGACGAGCAAAGCTGAGAGGCCCTGGGAGGTGCGCTTTTCCACTCTGCGCAAGAAGGACCCTGCGGGCTCTGACACCAGTGACAGGGACAGGCGGCTGCCAGGAAGGGCTAGGAGCGCCGGGGACGTGCAAGCTGCTGGCAGAAGGGAAGACGCTTCCCAGGACCTGGCCCTGGCTGTCTGCTTGTCAGTGTCCATCACGTTCTTCGTGGCTTTCTGCTTGGGGGCTTTTGCGAGGCCTTATGTGGACAGACTGTGGCAACAGAAATGCCGGAAAAAAAGTGCAGGTTCAGGGGACGTGTATTCAAACCAGGGCTTCTACGATGAAATCGAAGCTGTAGGGAGCATGCAGCAACCAAGGATGGATCTGAGCCAAACTTTCCACGATCCAAACCTCTGTGAGAACCAAGCCCCACACGCGGCTGTCACTCCTGCGAGAACGCTGGCACCGAGCAGAAAGGAGGCTGGCGGCTGGCAGGGCGGAGAACGATGCGGGGACCATACTGGGGCAGGAGGATGCAGGGAGGATAACGCGCTCCCACATCACGGTGCAGCCCGGCCCGTTGTCCGCGGACGGCCGAATGCTGATGATACCCAACTAATGCCGGCAGGACAGGACTGCATCTACAGGTATGATATTCCTGGAGAAGTAAATTATTGCACTGTGGCCAGGGAAGATTCCCTCGGTGAGCGTTCAGTGGGCATCCCTGCCGTGGCTGCCAGATTACAGACAAGCCCTGGCTCAATCCGTAAGGATTCCAACGAATTaggcccagccctccccagggaAATGACCACGCCTCTCTCCCAAAGGGTGGAGCGTACAAAAGCGCTGAGGACTGGcgagaaggaggggagagggggctcTCCACACTTGCCTTCGGAGTTTCCTAAGGAGAATGTGCTGAGCGCACAGCAGCAAAGGCTCGAGGGCGCCGGTGACGAGGAAGAGCCCCTCGCCCACTATGGAGCAGCCACGCTCAGTGACCCGGTAGCTATGGACCCGTCCCCACCCGTCTTCGCTCCGGGGTGGGGTCATGACCTGCATGTGACTCCTGCTAACCAGGAACTAGCACAAAAGGACACGCGTGACGCTCGGTACGAGTTGGACACCGATTCTGACGAAGGGTCTTTATTTACTCTAAGTTCAACAAGTTCAGAAGACTGGAGAAATGCGTCTGAAGCAGAGGCACATGGTGAGGAGAGCTGCAGAGCCAACGAGCCCCTGGGGGACGAGGActcaggggagaggagggacaATGTCATGTCATTAGAGAGTCTTGAGGACAGCATCGCCTTCCAGAAGATTCTGGGGAAATGTGAGAATCAGGAAGATCATTCTGGAAAAACTCTCATTTCTGATCCAGACTACGGTTTGTACCAGACTCATCCGGAAAGTGGCTCTAGCACCAATAAATGTGAGGATCCACTGACCTTGCCCAGCTCACTGGGCAACAGTCCTTGCAGTGATGAGATCCCAGTCATGTCCATTTACGACTATGTCACAGCTCTTCAATCCAAGGCAGCAGTGTGGCAATGCTCACTTAGAGACTTGGAGTTTTCAAATGTGGATGTTTTACCACAAACGCCAACATGTGCTGCTGAAGTTCCCTCAGATCCTGATGAGAGTGCCTGTGGTGAAGGAGATGCAGACATTTGTAAATATGAACCTTACGTTCAGGGAGTAGACAAAGCTCAAAGCAATATTCCTTCCAAGATCGCTGTGGGGAAGAACTTAAGACCCTCACGACAAGATTCTGAAgagaacaacatgaatggacacTGA